From the genome of Verrucomicrobiia bacterium, one region includes:
- a CDS encoding S41 family peptidase, with protein sequence MRNFTAWGCCLLIASLAFGSVTTRGAEALPDFDELRQLIQTNLPDVTDAELDRKATEGLLHGFRGKVQLMASDAKAPGTWTNISKSMVFDGAIAYLRVQQVEGPLAEAVREACAALASTNSAIKGLVLDLRFAEGNDYGAAAATADLFEAQARDLLDWGNGMVRSTAKTNAWLWPIAVLVNGETMGAAEALAALVGDSGHGLVLGSQTLGAAMMTREFTLKDAQRVRVATAPIRFGGKIGTLAAGLTPDISISVSPAEERVYWNDPYGQAAAAGTNVVAGMTNRVVRRPHANEADLVRARREGVELDERFVRQRDNEPEVPLIQDVALGRAVDLLKGLALVRRQP encoded by the coding sequence ATGAGAAATTTTACTGCTTGGGGTTGCTGCCTGTTGATCGCGAGTCTCGCTTTCGGTTCAGTTACAACCCGTGGCGCCGAGGCGTTGCCGGACTTTGACGAGCTGCGTCAGTTGATTCAGACCAATCTCCCCGACGTGACCGATGCGGAGCTTGACCGCAAAGCCACCGAAGGGCTGTTGCATGGATTTCGCGGCAAGGTGCAGCTCATGGCTTCGGACGCAAAAGCTCCGGGAACCTGGACGAACATCTCCAAAAGCATGGTGTTCGATGGAGCGATAGCGTATCTGCGGGTGCAACAGGTCGAGGGGCCGCTGGCGGAAGCGGTGCGGGAAGCCTGCGCCGCGCTGGCGTCAACCAACTCCGCGATCAAGGGGCTGGTGCTGGATTTGCGTTTTGCCGAGGGGAATGACTACGGCGCGGCCGCCGCCACGGCGGATTTGTTTGAAGCGCAAGCGCGCGATTTGTTGGACTGGGGCAACGGCATGGTGCGTTCGACCGCCAAAACCAACGCCTGGCTTTGGCCCATCGCCGTGCTGGTGAATGGCGAAACAATGGGCGCGGCGGAAGCCCTGGCGGCTTTGGTGGGCGATTCGGGTCACGGTTTGGTGCTGGGAAGCCAAACTCTCGGCGCGGCGATGATGACCAGGGAGTTCACGCTGAAGGACGCGCAACGGGTTCGCGTGGCCACGGCCCCGATTCGATTTGGCGGAAAAATCGGCACGTTGGCCGCCGGGTTGACGCCGGATATTTCCATCTCCGTCAGTCCGGCGGAAGAACGCGTCTATTGGAATGATCCGTACGGTCAGGCCGCCGCAGCGGGGACGAATGTCGTGGCGGGGATGACGAATCGCGTCGTGCGGCGACCGCACGCCAACGAGGCGGATTTGGTGCGTGCCCGTCGCGAAGGAGTGGAATTGGACGAGCGCTTCGTGCGTCAGCGCGACAACGAGCCGGAGGTGCCCCTGATTCAGGATGTCGCTTTGGGGCGCGCGGT
- a CDS encoding NfeD family protein, which translates to MIVYVICLTVGLLFTFISAIASHFFGGHDAPDIGTGGAAEAGFDSSGVPGISFFSPTVLSIFVTAFGAFGMIFSKIGPTQSPWLSAPLALTGGGIVAMFGFWLFNAMFKKTQSSSESRVGTLVGQVAAIITPIPKNGVGEIAYVQGGARYTAPARTEDGSPIPSGRPVKITRIVGTQFYVETTS; encoded by the coding sequence ATGATTGTTTACGTAATCTGTCTGACCGTAGGGCTGCTGTTCACCTTCATCAGCGCCATCGCCAGTCATTTTTTTGGCGGACACGACGCGCCCGATATTGGCACGGGCGGCGCCGCTGAGGCGGGCTTTGATTCGAGCGGCGTCCCCGGCATTTCCTTTTTCAGCCCGACGGTGCTGAGCATTTTCGTCACGGCCTTTGGCGCGTTTGGCATGATCTTCAGCAAAATCGGGCCGACGCAAAGTCCCTGGTTGAGCGCGCCGCTGGCGCTGACGGGCGGCGGCATTGTGGCCATGTTCGGCTTCTGGCTCTTCAATGCGATGTTCAAGAAGACCCAAAGTTCCAGTGAATCGCGCGTGGGCACTTTGGTCGGACAGGTGGCTGCAATCATCACTCCCATTCCGAAGAACGGGGTGGGAGAAATCGCTTATGTGCAGGGCGGCGCGCGTTACACCGCCCCGGCGCGCACGGAGGACGGCTCACCAATTCCCTCCGGTCGCCCCGTAAAAATCACCCGCATCGTCGGCACGCAGTTTTACGTTGAAACCACCAGTTAA
- a CDS encoding SPFH domain-containing protein, with protein MNPTPYLAAFGDLPLMTIIFSVGVIAIVFFITAGIWASRYTKVGPNQVLVISGRKHRIVDPDGSVRDIGFRVVKGGGVFVWPVVEKVDVLSLELLTIDVQTPEVYTSKGVPVRVDGVAQIKVKGDDISIGTAAEQFLSKGTDEIRNIATQTMEGHLRAILGTLTVEEIYQNRDAFATKVQEVAAGDMANMGLQIVSFTIKDIRDTQGYLDALGKPRIAQVKRDAQIAQAEADRDAMIKSSQAQQAGQEAKFVADTKIAEAQRDYQTNVAQYQATVNTRKAEADLAYDLQKYKTGQLVKAEEVQVNIIEKQKQIELQQQEILRKQRELEATVQKPADAERYKVETLANARKFQLETEAAGTAAAAKAEGFASADVQKATGLAEAEANKAKGLAEAAIIEAQGKATAEATRLKAEAFQKYNEAAVIELLVKVMPEIAAKIAEPLSKTEKMVIINSGNGPGGGASKLTGDVTQIIAQLPPVLESLTGVKFEKLLEQVPALKKAMGKDDAAKGE; from the coding sequence ATGAATCCCACTCCCTATTTGGCCGCGTTCGGCGACCTGCCTTTGATGACCATCATCTTCAGCGTTGGCGTCATCGCGATTGTTTTCTTCATCACCGCCGGCATCTGGGCCAGCCGTTATACCAAGGTCGGCCCCAACCAGGTGCTGGTCATCTCGGGACGCAAACACCGGATTGTGGATCCGGATGGCAGCGTCCGCGACATCGGCTTCCGCGTGGTCAAGGGCGGCGGCGTCTTCGTCTGGCCGGTGGTGGAAAAAGTGGATGTGTTGTCGCTCGAATTGCTCACCATTGACGTGCAAACGCCGGAAGTCTATACGAGCAAAGGCGTGCCCGTCCGCGTGGATGGCGTGGCGCAAATCAAGGTCAAGGGTGACGATATTTCCATCGGCACGGCGGCGGAACAATTCCTGAGCAAGGGCACCGATGAGATTCGGAACATCGCCACGCAGACGATGGAAGGTCATTTGCGCGCCATTCTCGGCACGCTCACCGTCGAGGAGATTTACCAAAACCGCGACGCCTTTGCGACCAAGGTGCAGGAAGTGGCCGCCGGCGACATGGCCAACATGGGCCTGCAAATCGTCAGCTTCACCATCAAGGACATTCGCGATACGCAAGGTTATCTCGACGCCCTCGGTAAACCGCGCATCGCCCAGGTCAAGCGCGACGCGCAAATCGCGCAGGCGGAAGCCGACCGCGATGCGATGATCAAATCTTCACAAGCGCAGCAAGCTGGTCAGGAAGCCAAGTTCGTGGCCGACACCAAAATCGCCGAGGCGCAACGCGATTATCAGACCAACGTCGCGCAATACCAAGCCACGGTGAACACCCGAAAGGCCGAGGCCGATCTCGCGTACGACTTGCAGAAATACAAAACCGGTCAGCTCGTCAAGGCCGAGGAAGTTCAGGTTAATATCATCGAGAAGCAGAAACAGATCGAACTGCAACAACAGGAAATTCTGCGCAAACAACGCGAGTTGGAAGCCACCGTGCAAAAACCGGCGGATGCGGAACGTTACAAGGTCGAAACGCTGGCCAACGCCCGCAAGTTCCAGTTGGAGACGGAAGCCGCCGGTACCGCCGCCGCTGCCAAAGCTGAAGGTTTCGCCAGCGCGGACGTGCAAAAAGCCACCGGTCTGGCCGAGGCCGAGGCGAACAAAGCCAAAGGTCTGGCGGAAGCCGCCATCATCGAGGCGCAAGGCAAAGCGACCGCCGAAGCCACGCGACTCAAAGCCGAAGCATTCCAGAAATACAACGAAGCCGCCGTCATCGAACTGCTCGTCAAGGTCATGCCGGAAATCGCGGCCAAGATCGCCGAGCCGCTTTCCAAGACGGAGAAGATGGTGATCATCAATTCGGGCAACGGCCCGGGCGGCGGCGCGAGCAAACTCACCGGCGACGTGACGCAGATCATCGCGCAACTGCCGCCGGTGCTGGAGAGTTTGACCGGCGTGAAATTTGAGAAGTTGCTCGAACAAGTTCCCGCGCTGAAAAAGGCGATGGGGAAGGATGACGCGGCGAAAGGTGAATGA
- a CDS encoding deoxyguanosinetriphosphate triphosphohydrolase translates to MPRTRQELEQLERQTLAAYAQMSGDSRGRKYREAASSWRTEYQRDRDRVIHSRAFRRLEYKTQVFLNGTGDHLRTRLTHTIEVAAIARGIARALRLNEDLTETIALAHDLGHSPFGHRGEQVLDRLMKGHGGFEHNRQSLRVVEALEQKYANFSGLNLTWEVREGLVKHFTAYDHPSQRKGFAARHSSLEAQVANLADEITYYSHDLDDGLDAGLLSEAELNRHVAVWNETARQVRKEQGSLSGEQRRHAIIRALIDAQVRDVVTTSEKLIAAAGVQSADDVRLYRTALVQYSPARRRQNQEMRKFLYRHLYFSQRVDEANTRAVRMLEAVFNFYLRHPKEIGEQSRRRIRREGLHRAVCDYVAGMTDRYIMHEYQRHFGLNYLGSLA, encoded by the coding sequence ATGCCGCGCACGCGCCAGGAGTTGGAACAGCTCGAACGTCAAACCCTCGCGGCTTACGCGCAGATGAGTGGGGATTCGCGGGGGCGCAAATACCGGGAAGCCGCCTCGTCCTGGCGGACGGAATATCAACGCGACCGCGACCGCGTCATTCATTCGCGCGCTTTCCGTCGGTTGGAGTACAAAACGCAGGTGTTTCTCAACGGCACGGGCGACCATTTGCGCACACGGCTCACGCACACGATCGAAGTGGCGGCCATTGCGCGCGGCATTGCGCGGGCCTTGCGGCTCAACGAAGACCTCACCGAAACCATCGCCCTGGCGCACGATCTGGGACATTCACCGTTCGGGCATCGTGGGGAGCAAGTGTTGGATCGGCTGATGAAAGGACACGGCGGCTTCGAGCATAACCGGCAAAGCCTGCGTGTGGTTGAAGCGCTGGAGCAGAAGTACGCCAATTTTTCGGGACTGAATCTCACCTGGGAAGTTCGCGAGGGCTTGGTCAAACATTTCACCGCTTACGATCATCCGAGCCAACGCAAAGGTTTCGCGGCGCGTCATTCGTCGTTGGAAGCCCAGGTCGCCAATCTGGCCGATGAGATTACTTACTACAGCCACGATCTGGATGATGGTCTGGATGCGGGCTTGCTTTCGGAAGCGGAATTGAATCGTCACGTGGCGGTTTGGAATGAAACCGCGCGGCAGGTGCGAAAAGAGCAGGGGAGTCTCTCCGGGGAACAACGGCGCCACGCCATCATCCGCGCGCTGATTGATGCGCAAGTGCGGGACGTGGTGACGACTTCGGAAAAGCTGATCGCCGCCGCCGGAGTGCAAAGCGCGGACGACGTTCGCTTATATCGAACCGCGCTGGTGCAGTATAGTCCGGCGCGCCGGCGCCAAAACCAGGAGATGCGAAAATTCCTTTACCGCCACCTCTACTTCAGCCAGCGGGTGGATGAGGCCAACACCCGGGCGGTGCGGATGTTGGAGGCGGTTTTCAATTTCTATCTGCGGCATCCAAAGGAAATCGGCGAGCAATCGCGCCGGCGCATCCGGCGGGAGGGCTTGCACCGGGCGGTTTGTGATTATGTCGCCGGCATGACGGATCGCTACATCATGCACGAATACCAGCGGCACTTCGGACTGAACTACCTCGGCTCTTTGGCGTAG
- a CDS encoding 4-hydroxy-3-methylbut-2-enyl diphosphate reductase, translated as MSTPAPIAPPKKINLRRPDIMEEVQAKVLSHYRSQIVEKIRANGGVLGAGDLTIKLAKEFGFCYGVERAIDLAYAAKKYFSDVAPEKPIYLLGEIIHNPDVNDQIRHMGIQIISPKPTEAELARIQAGDAVLIPAFGTEVATRKKIEEKGCIIVDTTCGDVMSVWKRVRQYSKDNITSIIHGKAKHEETKATTSQARAGGNGHYLVVLNLAETDYVCNYIKNGGDKQEFLNKFQGAYSQDFDPDLHLQAVGVANQTTMLRGETEEVQRRLRDAMIARYGAEHLDQHFRFFDTICGATQDRQGALEKMLHEKMDFLIVIGGYNSSNTSHLAEMGEAVLPTYFIKNATKMISAEKISHYDQHQKKEVETLNWLPLGRITVGITAGASCPNNLIEDTIRRLFELRNIPLPISVAN; from the coding sequence ATGTCAACGCCCGCGCCCATCGCGCCGCCCAAGAAAATCAATCTGCGTCGCCCGGACATCATGGAAGAGGTTCAGGCCAAGGTGCTCTCCCACTATCGCAGTCAGATCGTGGAAAAAATCCGCGCCAACGGCGGGGTGCTCGGAGCGGGCGATCTCACCATCAAATTGGCCAAGGAATTCGGTTTTTGCTACGGAGTCGAGCGCGCCATTGATCTGGCTTACGCGGCGAAAAAATATTTTTCCGATGTCGCGCCGGAGAAGCCCATCTATCTGCTGGGCGAAATCATCCACAACCCGGACGTGAATGATCAAATCCGTCACATGGGCATTCAGATTATTTCTCCCAAACCCACGGAGGCGGAGTTGGCGCGCATTCAGGCGGGCGATGCGGTGTTGATTCCGGCTTTTGGCACCGAGGTGGCCACGCGCAAGAAAATTGAGGAGAAGGGTTGCATCATTGTGGACACGACCTGCGGCGACGTGATGAGCGTGTGGAAGCGGGTGCGGCAGTATTCCAAGGACAACATTACGAGCATCATTCACGGCAAGGCCAAGCACGAAGAAACCAAGGCCACCACGTCGCAAGCGCGGGCCGGGGGGAACGGTCATTATCTGGTGGTGCTGAACCTCGCGGAAACGGATTACGTCTGCAATTACATCAAGAATGGCGGAGATAAGCAGGAGTTCCTGAACAAGTTTCAAGGCGCTTATTCCCAGGATTTTGATCCGGATCTGCATTTGCAGGCGGTCGGCGTGGCGAATCAAACCACCATGCTGCGCGGTGAAACCGAGGAGGTGCAGCGCCGGTTGCGGGACGCGATGATTGCCCGTTACGGCGCGGAGCATCTGGATCAACACTTCCGCTTTTTTGATACGATTTGCGGCGCCACGCAGGATCGCCAGGGCGCATTGGAAAAAATGCTGCACGAGAAGATGGATTTTCTGATCGTCATCGGCGGTTACAATTCCTCCAACACGTCGCATCTGGCGGAAATGGGGGAAGCCGTGCTGCCCACTTATTTCATCAAAAATGCGACCAAGATGATTTCCGCGGAAAAGATTTCGCATTACGACCAGCATCAGAAGAAAGAGGTCGAGACGTTGAACTGGCTTCCGTTGGGGCGCATCACGGTGGGTATCACCGCCGGCGCGAGTTGTCCGAACAATTTGATCGAAGACACGATCCGGCGGTTGTTTGAACTGCGCAACATTCCGCTGCCCATTTCCGTGGCGAATTAA
- a CDS encoding helix-turn-helix domain-containing protein: METVPTPEPPSTATQERLAYSVQEAADLLGVNYFSVYRLIQRGKLKVCRALRGKLLVPRSELLKLLKPE; this comes from the coding sequence ATGGAAACCGTCCCCACCCCCGAACCGCCATCAACCGCGACACAGGAACGCCTCGCATATTCAGTTCAAGAAGCCGCCGATCTCCTGGGCGTCAACTATTTCAGCGTCTATCGCCTCATTCAACGCGGCAAACTCAAAGTCTGCCGGGCCCTGCGCGGCAAGTTACTCGTCCCGCGCTCCGAACTGCTCAAACTCTTGAAACCCGAATGA
- a CDS encoding relaxase domain-containing protein — MFSGIPQKNRAAAETYFDEHLSHNDYYTQQETEHGHWIGAGAEKLGLKPGGIVTRDAFLQLCDNRNPETGEQLTPQNFKDRRIFFDFVCSPPKSVSILAVTMNDRRIVDAHKEASTVAIRELEQFAATRIRKDGIQERDRTTSNVVGAAFLHTTSRALDPQLHTHFVLFNSTWDNAEKRWKALQTGGMFGAINYATEVYRNELAKRLHQIGYVTRKAVNGFAIEGVDQKLIERFSKRSQQRDMAVKRQEAKLKRKLTKQEIAHIVHQSRPKKLKGASETEVRAAQLGELGFFDKRSLRSVVEGADGKPKEFPNRVWSWQAVEHGVEHVFERNSVVPQHKILEAALIKGRGFVELKDLKAELKGKPNLVRVGAEFSTREILEKELSLIHAVNAGIDAAAPFARRYQAPEHLGADQRKALMHVLTSADKFTGFRGLAGSGKSTALVELSRVLHNEGFHPVFCAPTASAVDVLRKKDKLEAVTLAKLLSDPQAQHRLSPSSVVVLDEAGAVGLNDMAALFNLVRDSGSRVVFSGDTGQHASVARGDALRILEQYSDYRFSELTTIRRQKPEVFRKIVELAAAKQSDKAFAKLLELGAVTETATDDGQLYQRAADAYVSATKEGKTALLVSPTWTEIEAVTEKVRDALKAQGVVGLQDEPVTVFDSFSWTEAQKKDLNQYEAGQRLRFVRRLKKFDRGETVEVQAVLDQPGAGHNTLRVRRANGQEVDFIPANSPASFDVGEARELKVATGDWLLLQANHGWDFINGQRVQVRGIQDGRITLTDGRILPVEYKTFTHGYAVTSHSSQGKTVDDVLLVASSKSFPAVNREQFYVSISRGRERVHVFTDDAELLASRVTDTHERKAAIELQPLRDELAKLGFIRKEVPEGKAVLPMVAVRQHRPTRGTRPMRHTRLSPVQRMTNFLEDVRRWFGDVFRPTPQTETVAAKIEQAETVKPTESVKPEERIIEITKPLTVREALEQRAATRRKRAQDPAPETPKHSRGIGI; from the coding sequence ATGTTTTCGGGGATTCCACAGAAGAATCGGGCGGCGGCAGAGACGTATTTCGACGAGCACCTTTCCCACAACGATTATTACACCCAGCAGGAGACGGAACACGGGCATTGGATTGGGGCGGGTGCGGAGAAATTGGGATTGAAGCCGGGCGGGATTGTTACCCGTGATGCGTTCTTGCAACTCTGCGACAATCGAAACCCGGAGACTGGCGAGCAACTGACACCGCAGAATTTCAAAGACCGCCGGATATTCTTCGACTTCGTTTGCTCACCACCGAAGTCCGTTTCGATTCTGGCCGTCACGATGAACGACCGGCGGATTGTTGACGCGCACAAGGAAGCTTCAACAGTGGCGATTCGGGAACTGGAGCAATTCGCGGCCACGAGGATTCGCAAGGATGGGATTCAGGAGCGGGACCGGACTACGAGCAACGTGGTCGGTGCGGCGTTTCTGCATACCACTTCCCGCGCACTCGACCCGCAGTTGCACACGCATTTTGTTCTGTTCAATTCGACCTGGGACAACGCGGAGAAGCGTTGGAAGGCATTGCAGACCGGCGGAATGTTCGGGGCCATCAACTACGCCACGGAAGTCTATCGCAATGAACTTGCCAAGCGTCTGCATCAAATTGGTTACGTAACACGCAAGGCCGTGAACGGTTTTGCAATCGAGGGCGTTGACCAGAAGTTGATTGAACGGTTCTCGAAACGGTCGCAGCAACGGGACATGGCCGTCAAACGTCAGGAAGCCAAGCTCAAGCGCAAGCTGACGAAACAGGAGATTGCCCACATCGTCCACCAGTCCCGGCCCAAGAAACTGAAAGGCGCATCCGAGACCGAGGTTCGCGCGGCTCAACTTGGTGAACTTGGCTTCTTTGACAAGCGCAGTCTCCGCAGCGTGGTTGAGGGTGCGGACGGAAAACCCAAGGAGTTTCCCAACCGGGTCTGGTCGTGGCAAGCCGTCGAGCACGGTGTGGAGCACGTCTTTGAACGCAACTCCGTCGTGCCGCAGCACAAGATTTTGGAAGCGGCTTTGATCAAAGGTCGCGGCTTCGTGGAACTCAAAGACCTCAAAGCAGAATTGAAAGGCAAGCCGAACCTAGTCCGGGTGGGCGCAGAGTTTTCCACGCGGGAGATTTTGGAAAAGGAACTCTCCCTGATTCATGCGGTCAATGCCGGCATTGACGCTGCCGCGCCGTTTGCCCGTCGTTACCAAGCTCCTGAACATCTTGGGGCGGATCAACGCAAGGCTCTGATGCACGTACTCACCAGTGCCGACAAGTTCACCGGCTTTCGCGGGCTGGCCGGTTCCGGCAAGAGTACGGCCTTGGTGGAACTGTCGCGCGTGCTCCACAACGAAGGCTTTCACCCGGTCTTCTGCGCGCCGACGGCTTCCGCTGTGGATGTGCTTCGGAAAAAGGACAAGCTGGAAGCGGTCACGTTGGCAAAGTTGCTTTCCGATCCACAGGCGCAACACCGGTTGTCTCCATCTTCGGTCGTGGTCTTGGATGAAGCCGGGGCGGTCGGGCTGAATGACATGGCTGCGTTGTTCAATCTCGTCCGCGACTCCGGCAGCCGGGTGGTGTTCTCTGGTGACACCGGCCAGCACGCTTCCGTTGCCCGTGGCGATGCGCTTCGCATTCTCGAACAGTATTCGGATTACCGCTTCAGCGAACTGACCACCATTCGCCGTCAGAAGCCCGAAGTGTTTCGGAAGATTGTCGAGCTCGCCGCCGCCAAACAATCCGACAAGGCGTTTGCCAAGCTGCTCGAACTTGGTGCGGTGACGGAAACCGCGACTGACGATGGACAGCTTTATCAACGCGCTGCTGATGCTTACGTGTCGGCCACGAAAGAGGGCAAGACCGCGCTGTTGGTTTCGCCGACATGGACTGAAATCGAAGCTGTCACCGAGAAAGTACGCGATGCATTGAAAGCTCAGGGCGTGGTCGGTCTGCAAGACGAACCCGTCACGGTGTTCGATTCGTTCTCGTGGACGGAAGCACAAAAGAAAGACCTGAACCAGTACGAGGCGGGCCAGCGATTGCGTTTCGTTCGCCGTCTCAAAAAGTTTGACCGGGGTGAAACTGTGGAAGTCCAAGCCGTGCTTGACCAGCCGGGGGCTGGACACAATACGCTTCGCGTGCGCCGCGCCAATGGTCAGGAAGTGGATTTCATTCCGGCGAACTCCCCCGCCTCGTTTGATGTAGGCGAAGCACGGGAGTTGAAAGTTGCCACTGGCGACTGGCTGCTACTCCAAGCCAATCATGGCTGGGACTTCATCAATGGCCAGCGCGTTCAAGTCCGGGGAATTCAAGACGGACGCATCACGCTCACGGATGGTCGGATTCTTCCCGTCGAATACAAGACCTTCACCCACGGCTACGCCGTCACGTCGCACTCGTCGCAAGGCAAGACCGTGGATGACGTGCTGCTGGTCGCTTCGTCGAAATCCTTTCCTGCCGTCAACCGCGAACAATTTTACGTTTCCATCTCGCGTGGACGCGAACGTGTTCACGTCTTTACCGATGATGCCGAACTGCTCGCTAGCCGCGTCACGGACACACACGAGCGCAAAGCCGCCATTGAATTACAACCGCTCCGCGACGAACTGGCGAAGCTTGGCTTCATTCGGAAAGAAGTGCCGGAAGGAAAAGCCGTGCTGCCAATGGTGGCCGTGCGCCAGCACCGTCCCACGCGAGGAACGCGCCCGATGCGACACACCCGCCTGTCGCCCGTGCAACGAATGACCAACTTTCTTGAAGATGTCCGCCGCTGGTTCGGCGATGTGTTCCGCCCCACCCCGCAAACTGAAACCGTCGCCGCGAAAATCGAGCAAGCCGAAACTGTCAAACCAACGGAGTCGGTGAAGCCGGAAGAAAGAATTATCGAGATCACGAAACCGCTCACGGTTCGCGAAGCTCTGGAACAGCGAGCCGCCACCCGCCGCAAACGCGCTCAAGACCCCGCGCCAGAAACACCAAAGCATTCGCGCGGCATCGGGATTTAA
- a CDS encoding DUF2019 domain-containing protein — translation MKVETKNADVGMLLKLYVEAAVAHYCATEKGDYRTANRQHDVVAAAYRELRGRGIEAQRSLLVLLDHPNEAVRAWAAAHALEFAPDEGEPILQSIAKGSGVCKLNATITLDEWKKGALKFP, via the coding sequence ATGAAAGTCGAGACGAAGAATGCAGATGTTGGAATGTTGCTGAAATTGTATGTTGAAGCGGCAGTGGCCCATTACTGCGCCACAGAAAAAGGTGATTATCGCACCGCCAATAGACAGCATGATGTTGTAGCTGCCGCGTACCGTGAATTGAGAGGGCGAGGGATTGAAGCACAGCGATCTCTTCTCGTCTTACTTGACCATCCAAATGAAGCTGTTCGCGCGTGGGCGGCGGCTCACGCCTTAGAATTTGCGCCGGACGAAGGCGAACCAATTCTGCAATCAATCGCAAAAGGGTCTGGGGTTTGTAAGCTAAATGCCACGATTACCTTGGATGAGTGGAAAAAAGGCGCGCTAAAATTTCCTTGA